One window from the genome of Halictus rubicundus isolate RS-2024b chromosome 7, iyHalRubi1_principal, whole genome shotgun sequence encodes:
- the LOC143355640 gene encoding uncharacterized protein LOC143355640, with the protein MCTMDQWSGKVALVSGSSSGIGAEISRSLVKHGVKVVGLARRSEKLEELATELGKDMFHPMKCDVSEEDDILRAFKWTELNLGGIDILVNNAGVAIMSMVIDTPTEVYRKTIDTNLIAPAICAREFAKSIKKRNACGHILNINSIAGHYPETFHVPIGLYGASKAGLLSLGAELRTEAMLSKLKMRVTSISPGAVLTDMLKEATKAGDKIADMMPVLKEKDIADAVIYALSAPQSAEIYELTIVPQASTIGITKLTSSILQDINKECGVNQMHNNVTSTVSFKMEQWAGKVAIVTGASSGIGRDVVKSLVNHAVKVVGLARRIDKLQELAKQLGKDKFYPVQCDLVKEDDILRAFNWVEQNLGGANILVNNAGTICGIPIIESPTEQYRTVIDTNLIAPAICAREFAKSIKKRKTRGHIININSITGHYAEAIQTPLGMYSASKYGVTALTTELRHEFIIAKLDIRVTSISPGAVHTELLTNLLRWSDETAQKANILRNVHIADAVIYALGTPIGAEVFELTIIPQNAPIEIPILD; encoded by the exons ATGTGCACCATGGACCAATGGTCAGGAAAAGTAGCTCTGGTGTCCGGCTCGAGTTCTGGAATCGGTGCCGAGATCTCTAGATCACTTGTTAAACACGGTGTTAAGGTGGTTGGCCTCGCGAGAAGATCCGAGAAATTGGAAGAACTAGCCACAGAGTTGGGCAAAGACATGTTCCATCCCATGAAATGCGACGTTAGCGAGGAGGATGACATTCTGAGAGCCTTCAAATGGACCGAACTGAATCTGGGCGGCATTGACATACTGGTGAACAATGCCGGGGTCGCTATTATGTCCATGGTCATCG ATACGCCTACCGAAGTATACCGGAAGACGATAGACACTAACCTAATTGCACCAGCAATATGTGCGAGAGAATTCGCAAAATCGATTAAAAAGCGCAACGCGTGCGGTCACATACTTAATATAAACAG CATAGCTGGACATTATCCTGAAACATTCCACGTTCCAATTGGACTGTACGGCGCTAGCAAAGCTGGTCTGCTATCTTTGGGGGCAGAACTTCGTACCGAAGCAATGTTATCCAAACTCAAAATGAGAGTGACG AGCATCAGTCCTGGAGCCGTACTTACAGACATGCTGAAAGAAGCGACGAAGGCCGGCGACAAAATTGCAGATATGATGCCGGTACTGAAAGAAAAAGATATTGCGGATGCTGTGATCTATGCGCTATCAGCACCCCAAAGTGCAGAG ATTTACGAACTCACAATTGTACCTCAAGCTTCGACGATTGGAATTACAAAGCTGACATCTAGC attCTCCAGGATATCAATAAGGAATGTG GTGTCAATCAAATGCATAATAATGTCACTTCAACGGTATCGTTCAAAATGGAACAGTGGGCTGGCAAAGTGGCGATCGTGACCGGTGCCAGCAGTGGCATCGGTAGAGACGTTGTCAAATCCCTTGTGAATCATGCTGTCAAGGTGGTCGGACTTGCAAGAAGGATCGACAAGCTGCAAGAATTGGCCAAGCAACTCGGCAAAGACAAATTCTACCCTGTGCAATGCGACCTCGTGAAAGAGGATGACATTTTGAGAGCCTTCAATTGGGTTGAACAGAATTTGGGAGGCGCCAACATCCTTGTAAACAATGCTGGGACCATCTGCGGGATTCCGATCATTG AAAGCCCTACTGAACAGTACCGAACTGTAATCGACACTAATTTAATTGCTCCCGCGATCTGTGCACGAGAGTTCGCAAAATCGATCAAGAAGCGCAAGACACGTGGTCACATAATCAACATAAATAG CATAACTGGACATTATGCGGAAGCTATTCAAACGCCACTCGGTATGTACAGTGCTAGTAAATACGGAGTGACTGCTTTGACAACGGAGCTTCGCCATGAGTTTATTATTGCCAAACTCGACATCAGAGTTACG AGCATCAGCCCTGGAGCCGTGCACACAGAGTTACTTACAAATCTCCTGAGGTGGTCTGACGAAACTGCGCAAAAAGCGAATATATTGCGTAACGTACACATTGCCGATGCAGTGATTTATGCTTTGGGAACTCCAATAGGTGCAGAG GTTTTCGAGCTCACAATTATACCTCAAAATGCGCCAATCGAGATTCCAATTCTAGATTAA